A single window of Crassostrea angulata isolate pt1a10 chromosome 8, ASM2561291v2, whole genome shotgun sequence DNA harbors:
- the LOC128161615 gene encoding uncharacterized protein LOC128161615: MGTTRAMILKVPVAVRFLILYLIQTPFTESLYFVGKYHYEDFVSFVRSGQSCGFLPSNLQHIIPQHHSVEKESCLVFFTNVTNKSSRSMFIEIDTKYFAFGAKYSFDIKIRRCYETSLQKVESLLICEGPSDVNGTTCDQGCNRGTEVCRSAMGDNQEFCISERTYKESCDDNLPCSRNLECIASGDKRTCQCKQDYDAIEGRCFKGRLPLGEICEYDSQCMGNLSQCLQDELKGRRVCSCLKGYIAIGNQCYKGGLVLHENCRGDLQCTGTENADRCNTVEHHTQETCICNDDYIEIGSKCYKKNRRLYESCERSEQCTGYGGASECKDIDGVKLCHCREDSRVFNGLCLKLELSLDEPCYIDGQCLGARIATVCGEKHNGSTGLTCQCDTGFLRYRNSCLQENKHLFEECEIDDQCNGTSLVCREIRDRKLCLCKEGFKADVEHMECFKALRTGARGHNYRSVLTAVCGVLGFVCIIACSVVFRFVLRRREQATKRIDENQKTSDSSSIEIHNSPAENSTKNVDQETKKKNFKIFEPTEDVYNEADPVEESDSQHVYNISNHHRCNKKQNYDKNVMYNHLFGNPLHMCENEYDFQRPILDSSTTSDEHIF; this comes from the exons atggGAACAACACGAGCTATGATTCTCAAAG TGCCTGTCGCTGTCAGATTTCTCATTCTATATCTGATACAGACACCATTTACTGAGTCCTTATATTTTGTTGG aaaatatcATTACGAAGATTTTGTGTCGTTTGTAAGAAGTGGGCAAAGTTGTGGCTTTCTTCCGTCAAATTTACAACACATTATTCCACAAC ATCACTCAGTCGAAAAAGAGTCATGTCTAGTTTTCTTTACGAACGTAACTAATAAATCTTCAAGATCAATGTTCATAGAAATTGACACTAAGTACTTCGCTTTTGGTGCCAAATACagttttgatattaaaatcagAAGATGTTATGAGACATCTTTACAAAAAGTTGAAAGTCTCTTAATTTGTGAAGGACCATCAG aCGTAAACGGAACAACATGTGACCAGGGCTGCAACAGAGGAACCGAAGTTTGTAGATCTGCAATGGGTGATAACCAGGAATTCTGTATTT cgGAACGGACCTATAAGGAATCATGTGACGACAATTTACCGTGTTCAAGAAATTTGGAATGTATAGCATCCGGCGATAAGAGAACATGTCAGTGTAAACAAGACTATGACGCCATTGAAGGACGGTGTTTTAAAG GTCGACTGCCTCTGGGGGAAATCTGTGAATATGATAGCCAGTGTATGGGAAATCTTTCACAATGTTTACAGGATGAGTTGAAAGGGAGAAGAGTGTGTTCCTGTTTGAAGGGTTATATTGCTATCGGAAACCAATGTTACAAAG GTGGACTTGTCCTTCATGAAAATTGTCGAGGTGATTTACAGTGTACTGGGACCGAAAATGCAGATAGATGCAATACTGTTGAACATCATACACAAGAAACGTGTATATGTAACGATGATTACATCGAAATCGGTTCAAAGTGTTACAAAA AAAATCGTCGTCTTTATGAATCCTGTGAAAGGTCTGAGCAGTGTACTGGATATGGTGGAGCTAGTGAGTGTAAAGATATAGACGGAGTAAAACTTTGCCATTGCAGAGAAGATAGTAGAGTCTTCAACGgattatgcttaaaat TGGAATTGTCTCTTGACGAACCGTGCTATATAGACGGACAGTGTTTAGGGGCAAGAATTGCTACCGTATGTGGAGAAAAACATAACGGATCTACTGGTTTAACCTGTCAATGCGATACTGGTTTTCTGAGATACAGAAATAGTTGCTTACAAG AGAATAAACATCTTTTTGAGGAATGTGAAATAGATGATCAGTGCAATGGGACATCATTGGTCTGCAGGGAAATACGTGACAGAAAATTGTGTTTGTGTAAAGAAGGGTTCAAAGCAGACGTTGAACATATGGAATGTTTCAAAG cTTTGAGAACCGGCGCACGTG GACATAACTATCGGTCTGTCTTGACAGCTGTTTGTGGTGTGTTAGGATTCGTTTGTATAATAGCTTGCTCAGTGGTTTTTCGTTTTGTATTGAGGAGACGAGAACAAGCAACAAAGAG AATTGATGAGAATCAAAAAACTTCTGATTCATCCTCTATAGAAATTCACAACTCCCCGGCAGAAAACAGCACTAAAAATGTTGATCAG gagacaaagaaaaagaattttaagaTTTTCGAACCTACTGAAGACGTATATAACGAGGCCGATCCGGTAGAAGAAAGTGATTCCCAACACGTTTACAATATCTCAAATCACCACCGTtgcaacaaaaaacaaaactatgataaaaatgtcATGTACAACCATCTTTTTGGAAATCCATTACATATGTGTGAAAACGAATACGATTTTCAAAGGCCAATTTTGGACTCCTCCACAACTAGCGATGAACACATCTTTTAA